The following proteins are co-located in the Schistocerca nitens isolate TAMUIC-IGC-003100 chromosome 2, iqSchNite1.1, whole genome shotgun sequence genome:
- the LOC126235986 gene encoding uncharacterized protein LOC126235986 isoform X2, giving the protein MLREAAALLLIAAVASASYPKRTVLFQDPADYAGEMKCCMGVFNTPHNYTGAYQVNALYLSSHVRNYATLEIGPEQQNIRITMSETPYGVSDWKVVATATYSEVAEPLQLLRVPISYKTDPSKYYLFEISYGGSYTYPTYSSIDISAGPYKTSYNAFILGIDYEKA; this is encoded by the coding sequence CTTCGTACCCGAAGAGGACGGTGCTGTTCCAAGACCCGGCGGACTACGCGGGCGAGATGAAGTGCTGCATGGGCGTCTTCAACACCCCACACAACTACACGGGCGCGTACCAGGTGAACGCACTCTACCTCAGCAGCCACGTGCGCAACTACGCCACTCTGGAGATAGGCCCGGAGCAGCAGAACATCAGGATCACCATGAGCGAGACTCCCTATGGCGTGTCCGACTGGAAAGTCGTGGCCACAGCCACctactcggaagtagccgaacCTCTCCAGCTCCTCAGGGTGCCTATCAGCTACAAGACCGATCCGTCCAAATATTACCTGTTCGAAATCTCGTACGGTGGCAGCTACACATACCCTACATATTCATCTATCGATATATCTGCTGGTCCTTACAAGACAAGCTACAACGCCTTTATACTGGGTATCGACTACGAGAAAGCATAA